One window of the Deltaproteobacteria bacterium genome contains the following:
- the lptB gene encoding LPS export ABC transporter ATP-binding protein, whose protein sequence is MLRGEGLSKTYGKRPVLRNVSVNVKGGEIVGLLGPNGAGKTTTFSIIVGLIRPDQGTVSCNGEDMTRLPMYKRARKGVTYLPQEASVFRKLTVEENLLAILETLPLSAAERRERADRLLGELRIEQLAKNRADSLSGGERRRTEIARALVMDPLFMLLDEPFAGIDPLSVVDIQEIMLQLRGRGIGILVTDHNVRETLTICDRAYILNDGQVFEEGTPQELTASARARQVYLGERFRL, encoded by the coding sequence ATGCTCCGTGGGGAGGGCTTGAGCAAGACCTACGGAAAACGCCCCGTGCTGCGCAATGTATCCGTCAATGTCAAAGGAGGAGAAATCGTTGGACTGCTGGGACCGAACGGTGCGGGGAAGACCACGACCTTTTCGATCATCGTTGGGCTGATTCGGCCCGACCAAGGGACGGTCTCTTGTAATGGCGAGGACATGACCCGGCTGCCGATGTACAAGCGAGCCCGCAAAGGCGTGACCTATCTGCCGCAAGAGGCGTCGGTGTTTCGCAAACTGACCGTGGAAGAGAACCTCCTGGCGATCTTGGAGACCTTGCCTCTTTCCGCCGCCGAACGACGGGAGCGTGCCGACCGCCTGCTTGGCGAGTTACGGATCGAGCAATTGGCAAAAAATCGGGCGGATTCCTTGTCCGGTGGCGAACGGCGACGGACGGAAATTGCCCGAGCGTTGGTGATGGACCCGCTCTTTATGCTGTTAGATGAACCCTTTGCCGGCATCGACCCGCTCTCCGTGGTGGATATTCAAGAAATCATGCTGCAATTACGTGGGCGCGGCATCGGGATTTTGGTCACCGATCATAATGTCCGTGAGACCCTGACCATTTGCGATCGGGCGTACATTTTGAACGACGGGCAGGTGTTTGAAGAAGGGACCCCACAAGAGCTGACGGCGAGCGCTCGGGCCAGACAAGTGTATCTTGGCGAACGGTTCCGATTGTAA
- the lptC gene encoding LPS export ABC transporter periplasmic protein LptC encodes MSREQLRFVLALTVTASLLVVGYYVMSSLRAQKANDEEIRRLTQDVAPEAEQRMQNFRRAKIRDGRKVWEIAARQARYSQEHGEIVVEGPEVSLYPKDGEVISLRCQEGRVRLDGDEEVTHMELSGEIEVRLNGFVITTASAVYDSELHTISSSGSVRVVGNGIEVEGQGYTMDVAAKRLTLAANVRTTVMKREG; translated from the coding sequence ATGAGTAGAGAGCAATTACGTTTCGTCCTCGCGCTGACCGTGACCGCTTCGTTATTGGTGGTGGGCTATTACGTCATGTCCTCCCTCCGTGCGCAAAAAGCTAATGACGAGGAGATTCGTCGGCTGACTCAGGATGTGGCCCCAGAGGCAGAGCAACGAATGCAGAACTTCCGCCGGGCTAAAATTCGCGATGGCAGGAAAGTCTGGGAGATCGCGGCACGGCAGGCACGCTACTCGCAAGAGCACGGCGAGATTGTGGTGGAAGGCCCGGAAGTCAGCCTGTATCCGAAAGACGGCGAGGTCATTTCTCTGCGGTGTCAGGAAGGGCGGGTCCGTCTCGATGGAGACGAAGAAGTGACACACATGGAGTTGTCGGGAGAGATCGAAGTCCGACTCAACGGCTTCGTGATTACGACAGCGAGTGCCGTGTACGACAGCGAGCTGCATACGATCTCTTCCTCCGGATCGGTGCGTGTGGTTGGCAATGGGATAGAAGTCGAGGGGCAAGGTTATACCATGGATGTCGCGGCAAAACGGCTCACGCTTGCCGCTAATGTACGGACGACCGTGATGAAACGAGAGGGATAA
- the kdsA gene encoding 3-deoxy-8-phosphooctulonate synthase has product MWREVSPEAIAIGAVRCGGGLPLVLIAGPCVIESRDSALRHAEALRQLTERLRVPFIYKSSYDKANRTSGTSFRGLGMHEGLAILAEVRREVGVPVLTDVHAPEEAALAAEAVDVLQIPAFLCRQTDLLLAAGHSGKVVNIKKGQFLAPWDMEHAAEKVASTGNRRICLTERGYAFGYNNLVTDFRSLPIMARSGYPVIFDATHSVQLPGGQGGMSGGQREFIPPLARAAVAVGVDGLFMEVHEDPPRALSDSATVFPLEQLAALLQRLCALDALVKGH; this is encoded by the coding sequence ATGTGGCGCGAAGTGTCCCCCGAGGCCATTGCCATCGGTGCGGTGCGCTGTGGTGGCGGCTTGCCTTTGGTATTGATCGCCGGCCCTTGCGTGATCGAAAGCCGTGACTCGGCGCTGCGTCATGCCGAAGCGCTGCGGCAGCTCACCGAACGACTCCGGGTGCCGTTCATTTACAAGTCCTCCTACGACAAGGCCAACCGGACTTCCGGCACTTCCTTTCGTGGGTTAGGAATGCACGAAGGGCTAGCCATTCTCGCCGAGGTCAGACGCGAAGTGGGCGTGCCCGTCCTCACCGATGTGCATGCGCCGGAAGAGGCTGCGCTCGCCGCCGAAGCGGTGGACGTCTTGCAGATTCCGGCTTTTCTTTGCCGGCAGACGGACTTGCTGCTCGCCGCTGGGCACAGTGGCAAGGTGGTGAACATTAAGAAAGGGCAATTCTTAGCGCCCTGGGATATGGAACATGCCGCCGAAAAGGTCGCCTCCACCGGGAATCGGCGGATCTGCCTGACCGAGCGCGGCTATGCCTTCGGCTATAACAATCTGGTGACCGACTTCCGGTCTCTGCCGATCATGGCACGGAGCGGATATCCCGTGATTTTCGATGCGACCCACAGCGTACAGTTGCCCGGCGGCCAAGGTGGAATGTCCGGCGGGCAACGGGAATTTATTCCGCCACTGGCCCGAGCCGCAGTCGCGGTTGGGGTCGATGGCCTGTTTATGGAAGTGCACGAAGATCCCCCTCGCGCGCTCAGCGACAGCGCCACCGTTTTTCCCCTGGAACAGCTTGCCGCTCTACTCCAACGCTTGTGCGCCCTTGACGCTCTAGTGAAAGGGCATTAG
- a CDS encoding CTP synthase, translated as MSENAREGRKTKFIFVTGGVVSSLGKGLAAASIGGLLESRGLKVTLLKMDPYINVDPGTMNPFQHGEVYVTEDGAETDLDLGHYERYVSTALGRTNSFTTGQVYDAVISRERQGSYLGGTVQVIPHITDEIKQRIWAAANGFDVAICEVGGTVGDIESLPFIEAMRQFRWDWGREHVLYVHLTLVPFIAAAGELKTKPTQHSVKELTSLGIQPDLLLCRTDRYLDPKVKAKIALFCNVNEADVITAKDVECIYEVPLVFHEEGLDERIVQRLNIWTGAPNLDKWEKIVHTFRHPRDHVRIAMVGKYADLIDSYKSINEALAHGGFANESRVVVDHIDSERLETGVLPEAVRTADGLLVPMGFGPRGTEGKIAAVRYAREQGIPFFGVCFGMQMAVIEFGRNVCGLAGANSIEVDPETPHPVIALMDDQRGVVQKGGTMRLGAYPCLLSPGSRAAELYRSSTISERHRHRYEFNNAYRDTFASKGMIFSGVSPDGKLVEIVELRDHPWFVGVQFHPEFKSRPFDCHPLFRGFVEAALQRRAGVGEGMLRQASGAQR; from the coding sequence CTGCCTCGATCGGCGGTCTGCTGGAAAGCCGGGGGCTGAAGGTCACGTTGCTAAAGATGGACCCGTATATCAATGTGGACCCGGGCACGATGAATCCGTTTCAGCACGGCGAGGTCTATGTCACCGAGGACGGAGCGGAGACCGACCTGGATCTTGGTCACTACGAACGCTACGTCTCCACGGCGCTGGGCCGCACGAACAGCTTCACTACCGGCCAAGTCTACGATGCCGTCATTTCGCGGGAGCGGCAGGGGAGTTACCTCGGCGGCACGGTGCAGGTGATTCCCCACATTACAGACGAGATTAAACAGCGCATTTGGGCTGCCGCGAACGGATTCGATGTGGCGATTTGCGAAGTTGGCGGTACCGTCGGCGACATCGAGAGTCTGCCGTTTATCGAGGCGATGCGACAATTTCGCTGGGATTGGGGACGGGAGCATGTGCTCTACGTGCATTTGACGCTGGTTCCTTTTATTGCCGCCGCTGGCGAGTTGAAAACTAAGCCCACGCAGCATAGCGTCAAGGAACTCACCAGCTTAGGCATTCAGCCCGACTTGTTGCTTTGCCGCACGGATCGCTACCTCGACCCGAAAGTAAAGGCGAAGATCGCCCTCTTCTGCAACGTGAATGAGGCGGACGTCATTACCGCCAAAGATGTCGAGTGTATTTATGAAGTCCCGCTCGTCTTCCACGAAGAAGGGCTCGACGAGCGCATCGTCCAACGGCTGAACATTTGGACCGGTGCCCCCAATTTGGACAAGTGGGAAAAAATTGTCCATACGTTTCGCCATCCTCGGGACCACGTGCGCATCGCCATGGTGGGGAAGTACGCGGATCTCATCGACTCCTACAAAAGCATCAACGAAGCGCTAGCGCATGGCGGGTTCGCCAACGAGTCCCGCGTGGTGGTCGATCACATCGATTCCGAACGCTTAGAAACTGGGGTGTTGCCGGAAGCCGTGCGAACGGCGGATGGGTTGCTCGTGCCCATGGGGTTCGGGCCGCGCGGCACCGAAGGGAAAATTGCCGCCGTGCGCTATGCGCGCGAGCAAGGGATTCCTTTTTTCGGCGTCTGTTTCGGTATGCAAATGGCGGTGATCGAGTTTGGGCGCAACGTTTGCGGGTTGGCCGGTGCCAATTCCATCGAGGTCGATCCCGAGACCCCGCATCCTGTCATTGCACTCATGGACGATCAGCGTGGGGTCGTGCAAAAAGGCGGGACGATGCGTCTTGGCGCGTATCCCTGCCTGTTGTCGCCTGGGAGTCGTGCCGCCGAACTGTATCGCTCGTCCACGATCTCCGAGCGGCATCGTCATCGCTATGAGTTCAATAATGCCTATCGGGACACATTTGCGTCGAAAGGGATGATCTTCAGTGGCGTGTCTCCCGATGGAAAGTTGGTCGAGATCGTCGAGTTGCGGGATCATCCATGGTTTGTAGGGGTGCAATTTCATCCTGAGTTCAAATCTCGTCCCTTCGACTGCCATCCTTTATTTAGAGGCTTCGTCGAAGCTGCGCTGCAACGGCGTGCCGGTGTCGGTGAAGGAATGCTACGCCAAGCGAGTGGGGCGCAACGCTAA